A part of Candidatus Sysuiplasma acidicola genomic DNA contains:
- a CDS encoding NDP-sugar synthase: MKAVVLAGGEGTRLRPLTENIPKPLIPVAGRPCVEYALRSLVRGGFRDIVITTGYLSDRLVRSIGDGRTIGASVLYSFESVPAGTAGAVRMVHSSMVSPFIVMSGDQLIDIDTRKLYEEHVRSGADVTMALTEVGDTSEFGVVATDEDGFVTRFQEKPKNDEAFSHLINAGAYVINSDVMALIPEGKPYDFSRQLFPDMLRRKMKIGTYRMDGIWLDIGRPSDLLQANAAIVAKEGKEAAIAGCMVSGRMIMAEKPVCGNDVEFSGNCYIGKGVVIEDRNTIMNSALHDGVTLGSETRVVDSLLLDGARTGKNCDIRESILSPNCRLGDNVKLEKSVIGEHVFIKGNSSLIGANISPHGHHT; this comes from the coding sequence ATGAAGGCTGTGGTACTGGCAGGCGGAGAAGGAACGAGGCTGAGGCCGCTGACGGAGAACATTCCCAAACCGCTAATACCTGTGGCGGGAAGACCCTGCGTTGAATACGCGCTGCGCTCTCTCGTCAGGGGAGGGTTCAGAGACATCGTCATAACCACCGGCTACCTTTCCGACAGGCTGGTGCGAAGTATCGGCGACGGAAGAACCATCGGCGCCTCCGTGCTGTATTCTTTTGAAAGCGTGCCCGCAGGAACCGCCGGAGCCGTCAGAATGGTCCACTCCTCGATGGTATCACCCTTTATAGTCATGAGTGGAGACCAGCTCATAGACATCGATACGAGAAAACTGTATGAGGAGCACGTCAGGAGCGGCGCAGACGTGACCATGGCCCTGACTGAGGTCGGCGACACATCCGAATTCGGGGTTGTCGCGACAGACGAAGACGGGTTTGTCACCAGATTCCAGGAGAAACCGAAGAACGACGAGGCTTTTTCACACCTCATAAATGCAGGTGCTTATGTGATAAACTCGGACGTGATGGCACTGATTCCCGAGGGAAAACCGTATGATTTTTCCAGGCAGCTTTTTCCGGATATGCTTCGCAGGAAAATGAAGATCGGAACGTACCGGATGGATGGAATTTGGCTTGACATCGGACGACCCTCCGATCTGCTTCAGGCAAATGCAGCGATTGTTGCGAAAGAAGGAAAGGAAGCTGCAATAGCAGGATGCATGGTTTCCGGCAGGATGATTATGGCGGAGAAGCCAGTATGCGGCAACGACGTGGAGTTCAGCGGAAACTGTTACATCGGGAAAGGCGTAGTCATCGAGGACAGGAACACCATAATGAATTCCGCTCTTCACGACGGTGTCACTCTCGGCAGCGAGACGAGAGTTGTAGACAGCCTCCTGCTTGATGGCGCCAGAACCGGGAAGAACTGCGACATCAGGGAATCCATACTGTCACCAAATTGCAGACTGGGCGACAACGTGAAACTCGAAAAGTCTGTCATCGGCGAACATGTGTTCATAAAAGGCAACTCGAGCCTGATAGGCGCGAATATTTCACCCCACGGACACCACACATAG
- a CDS encoding DNA topoisomerase IV subunit A, whose amino-acid sequence MKRAVNSVKSEDGQIGIAKEKLIEIAETIYSQFEKGDIPNMVLPLRTKANIRFDNKSNVWKYGRAQGIRSAKKAVGAYMLLRTVYMLEFIEQMISDSKSSTLREMYYISEGWGKAKFGSQDESDKLAEDLEIITRCLREDFKLRPEEDGARVMGNLTIEEMDRKGKKKKINCRDDVGDSGYSVPYNVEKEKVKLLSGDADFVIAIETGGMFDRLVENGFDENFRAILVHLKGQPARSTRRFIKRLNEELKLPVVTFTDGDPWSFRIHASIAYGAIKTAHISEYLATPTAEFIGITASDILNYDLPTDKLSDVDIKALEAELTDPRFNDPFWKAEIETMLDNKKKAEQQALAKYGLDYVTDTYLPEKLKQAGII is encoded by the coding sequence ATGAAGAGGGCGGTGAACTCAGTGAAGAGTGAAGACGGGCAGATTGGTATTGCGAAGGAAAAACTAATAGAAATCGCCGAAACCATCTATTCGCAATTCGAGAAGGGAGACATACCCAATATGGTCCTGCCTCTCAGGACGAAGGCAAATATACGGTTCGACAACAAGAGTAATGTGTGGAAGTACGGCAGGGCCCAGGGAATAAGGAGTGCGAAAAAGGCAGTGGGGGCATACATGCTGCTGAGAACCGTATATATGCTGGAGTTTATCGAACAGATGATATCCGATTCAAAATCGTCCACGCTGAGGGAAATGTACTATATTTCCGAGGGATGGGGAAAGGCGAAATTCGGATCGCAGGACGAGTCGGACAAGCTCGCAGAAGATCTGGAAATAATAACGCGATGCCTGAGGGAGGATTTCAAGCTCAGGCCGGAAGAAGACGGAGCAAGAGTGATGGGGAACCTGACCATTGAGGAGATGGACAGGAAGGGAAAGAAGAAGAAGATCAACTGCAGGGATGACGTCGGGGACTCCGGTTACAGCGTCCCGTACAATGTTGAAAAGGAGAAGGTCAAGCTGCTTTCAGGCGATGCGGACTTCGTGATTGCCATTGAAACGGGCGGTATGTTCGACAGACTCGTTGAGAACGGTTTCGACGAAAATTTCAGGGCAATACTCGTTCATCTGAAGGGACAGCCTGCAAGGAGCACGAGACGTTTCATAAAGCGGCTGAACGAAGAACTCAAACTGCCTGTTGTCACATTCACAGATGGTGATCCATGGTCATTCAGGATACATGCCTCGATAGCTTATGGCGCCATAAAGACGGCACACATTTCAGAGTATCTCGCCACGCCTACGGCAGAGTTCATAGGAATAACGGCTTCGGACATACTCAATTACGATCTGCCGACGGACAAGCTTTCTGATGTCGACATAAAGGCGCTGGAGGCGGAGCTTACTGATCCGAGGTTTAACGATCCGTTCTGGAAGGCCGAGATTGAAACCATGCTCGATAACAAGAAGAAGGCGGAACAGCAGGCACTGGCAAAATATGGTCTGGATTATGTTACAGATACATATCTGCCTGAAAAACTCAAGCAGGCAGGCATTATCTGA